A single genomic interval of Bacillus smithii harbors:
- the rpoN gene encoding RNA polymerase factor sigma-54, with protein sequence MSMQLKSGLWLQQTQKLAMTQELSQAIELLQYSSQELAEYLEEKTMENPFIQIETPPMEYFDRWRSRKQTKRIHDDKNWIEQIADHSYQLADYLRLQLSGIKVTKTIQRVLDFLLLNLDDNGYLTIRPEEAAALLKTSVDEVQTAVSIIQELEPAGVGAYHLQHCLLLQMDRDTNAPPLAKQIIRFHFHEFAEKKWKGLSKTLKVELSDIQKASDYIQTLNPRPGAAFQSSRSNEYIIPDMSVSIHGEKIELKFLDETMPKIVFQKEYFQEVSNNHDQELKMFLKEKFQDYQWLLKSLEQRRDTIQKVGLKIVEKQRDFFLKGPQNLTSLTMKEIAEELGIHESTVSRAVRGKYMQTPYGTLELRYFFTNAVPARDNAEAISSRRVKGLIENMIAQEDKKHPLSDQEICDRLKMEGIMISRRTVAKYRDQLHIPSSSKRKRYES encoded by the coding sequence CTTCAATACTCCTCGCAAGAATTGGCGGAATATTTAGAAGAAAAAACGATGGAAAATCCGTTTATTCAGATAGAGACTCCGCCGATGGAATATTTCGATAGGTGGAGAAGCCGCAAGCAGACGAAAAGGATTCATGACGATAAAAATTGGATTGAACAAATTGCCGATCATTCTTATCAGCTTGCGGATTATTTGCGTTTGCAGCTGTCCGGAATCAAAGTGACGAAAACGATTCAGAGAGTGCTCGATTTTTTGCTGCTGAACTTAGATGACAACGGCTATTTAACCATCCGTCCGGAAGAAGCGGCTGCTTTGCTGAAAACATCGGTGGACGAAGTACAAACAGCTGTTTCGATTATTCAAGAACTGGAGCCGGCCGGTGTCGGTGCATACCATCTCCAGCATTGCCTGCTTCTGCAAATGGATAGAGATACAAATGCGCCTCCGTTAGCAAAACAAATAATCCGCTTCCACTTTCATGAATTTGCAGAGAAAAAGTGGAAAGGGTTATCCAAAACATTAAAAGTGGAATTGTCCGACATTCAAAAAGCCTCAGATTATATTCAAACGTTAAATCCTCGTCCTGGAGCGGCTTTTCAATCGAGCCGGTCAAATGAATATATTATCCCTGATATGTCCGTGTCGATACACGGGGAGAAAATAGAATTGAAATTTTTGGATGAGACAATGCCTAAAATTGTCTTTCAAAAAGAATACTTTCAAGAAGTCTCCAACAATCATGACCAAGAGTTGAAAATGTTTTTAAAAGAAAAATTCCAAGATTATCAATGGCTGCTGAAAAGTTTGGAGCAGCGGAGAGACACCATTCAAAAAGTTGGATTGAAAATAGTGGAAAAACAGCGGGATTTCTTTTTGAAAGGACCGCAAAATTTAACTTCCTTGACAATGAAGGAAATTGCGGAAGAACTCGGAATTCATGAATCAACCGTCAGCAGGGCTGTGAGGGGAAAGTATATGCAAACTCCTTATGGTACGTTGGAACTTCGCTATTTTTTCACTAACGCCGTACCTGCCCGAGACAACGCCGAGGCAATATCCAGCCGACGGGTGAAAGGGTTGATCGAAAACATGATAGCGCAGGAAGATAAAAAACACCCGCTTTCCGACCAAGAAATATGTGATCGACTTAAAATGGAAGGAATTATGATTTCAAGAAGAACAGTCGCTAAATATCGAGATCAACTGCATATCCCTTCGTCATCCAAAAGAAAGCGATATGAGTCATGA
- a CDS encoding glutaredoxin family protein: MFQCMLLDDKGLSERNVSQNRLNERLIDDKSGLNDVSTKGRLPMMIGGTNWDETGGTTVKHIVLYTKKDCPLCLEAKMNLMLVGELVPLKIEERDIEEKDEWMEKYGMMIPVVEYDGEMIQYGRVDYPTLLGRLK, translated from the coding sequence ATGTTTCAATGTATGCTTCTCGATGACAAGGGATTGTCGGAACGGAATGTCTCGCAAAACAGGTTGAACGAAAGATTGATCGATGATAAAAGCGGATTAAATGACGTTTCCACAAAAGGGAGGTTGCCTATGATGATTGGTGGAACCAATTGGGATGAAACAGGAGGAACGACCGTGAAACATATAGTGCTTTATACAAAGAAAGATTGCCCGTTATGTTTGGAAGCAAAAATGAATTTGATGCTTGTCGGCGAATTAGTACCATTGAAAATAGAAGAACGGGATATTGAAGAGAAGGATGAATGGATGGAAAAGTACGGCATGATGATACCCGTTGTCGAATACGACGGCGAAATGATCCAGTACGGACGTGTTGATTACCCCACGTTGTTGGGACGGCTTAAATAA
- a CDS encoding sugar-binding transcriptional regulator codes for MSTFLEVQKKLVPDLLQIMQKRYEILRSIWLSGPVGRRTLAQAVGLTERVLRSEVEFLKNQHLIEIRSTGMVITDEGKTILREIEDMMREISGINQMENRIKEYFQIQAVFIVPGNSDTSPWVKQEMGRACARSIKKRLLGENIIAVTGGTTMAAVAETLTPDFSNKKIMFVPARGGIGEDVSNQANYICAKMAKNTGQKYRVFYAPDQVSQQVYASLMKEKPIKEILTLISSANMVLHGIGDAMVMAKRRNTSPAEMEKLVKAKAVAEAFGYYFDEEGKVVHKVSTIGLQLSDLSKAKDVIAVAGGASKGKAIFAYLKSAPKSTVLITDEAAAKMLLKGI; via the coding sequence ATGAGTACATTTCTTGAAGTTCAAAAAAAGCTAGTACCGGACCTGCTGCAAATCATGCAAAAACGTTATGAAATTTTAAGATCCATTTGGTTGTCCGGCCCTGTAGGAAGGCGTACTTTGGCCCAAGCAGTCGGCTTGACGGAGAGGGTGCTTCGCAGCGAAGTTGAATTTTTGAAAAATCAGCATCTGATTGAGATTCGCTCCACCGGAATGGTGATTACCGACGAAGGGAAAACCATTTTGCGTGAAATTGAAGACATGATGCGGGAAATTTCGGGAATTAACCAAATGGAGAACAGGATTAAGGAATATTTTCAAATCCAAGCTGTGTTTATTGTGCCCGGCAACAGCGATACTTCTCCTTGGGTAAAACAAGAAATGGGGCGTGCATGTGCCCGAAGTATCAAAAAACGATTATTGGGAGAAAATATCATTGCCGTAACAGGTGGAACTACGATGGCGGCTGTTGCTGAAACACTGACACCCGATTTTTCCAATAAAAAAATCATGTTTGTCCCTGCTCGCGGTGGCATTGGCGAAGATGTATCCAATCAAGCCAATTATATTTGCGCCAAAATGGCAAAGAATACGGGCCAAAAATACCGGGTTTTCTATGCACCGGACCAAGTCAGCCAACAAGTGTATGCTTCATTGATGAAGGAAAAACCGATTAAGGAAATTTTGACGTTGATATCATCCGCCAATATGGTTCTCCATGGCATCGGTGATGCTATGGTTATGGCAAAACGCAGAAATACGAGCCCGGCGGAGATGGAAAAACTCGTCAAAGCAAAGGCAGTCGCAGAAGCTTTTGGCTACTACTTTGATGAAGAAGGAAAAGTAGTACATAAAGTTTCCACTATCGGTTTGCAGCTGTCAGACTTATCAAAGGCCAAAGATGTCATTGCGGTAGCTGGCGGCGCTTCTAAAGGTAAAGCGATTTTCGCTTATTTGAAAAGCGCGCCTAAATCAACGGTGCTCATTACAGATGAAGCAGCAGCAAAAATGCTTTTAAAAGGGATTTAA
- the gap gene encoding type I glyceraldehyde-3-phosphate dehydrogenase, producing the protein MAVKVGINGFGRIGRNVFRAALNNPNVDIVAINDLTDANMLAHLLKYDSVHGTLDAEVGVDGDSLVVNGKRIKVVAEREPANLPWGELGVEVVVESTGRFTKRADAAKHLEAGAKKVVISAPAKEEDITIVMGVNQDKYDPAKHHVISNASCTTNCLAPFAKVLNDKFGIRRGMMTTVHSYTNDQQILDLPHKDYRRARAAAQSIIPTTTGAAKAVALVLPELKGKLNGMAMRVPTPNVSVVDLVAELDKEVTVEEVNAVLKEAAEGELKGILAYTEEPLVSRDFNGTTESSTIDALSTMVIEGNLVKVVSWYDNEFGYSNRVVDLVDYIAQKGL; encoded by the coding sequence ATGGCAGTAAAAGTTGGAATTAATGGTTTTGGTCGTATTGGACGCAATGTTTTTCGTGCAGCATTAAATAACCCAAATGTGGATATTGTTGCAATCAACGATTTAACAGATGCCAATATGTTGGCGCATCTTTTAAAATATGACTCTGTTCATGGCACTCTTGATGCTGAAGTAGGCGTTGACGGAGATTCTTTAGTAGTAAACGGAAAACGCATTAAAGTTGTGGCAGAACGCGAACCTGCTAATCTTCCTTGGGGAGAACTTGGTGTAGAAGTAGTAGTAGAATCTACTGGCCGTTTCACAAAACGTGCAGATGCAGCAAAACATTTAGAAGCAGGCGCTAAAAAAGTGGTTATTTCCGCACCTGCAAAAGAAGAAGATATTACGATCGTTATGGGTGTTAACCAAGATAAATATGATCCTGCAAAACACCATGTTATTTCGAACGCTTCTTGTACAACAAACTGCTTAGCTCCATTTGCAAAAGTGTTAAATGACAAATTCGGCATTCGCCGCGGTATGATGACAACCGTTCACTCTTACACTAATGACCAACAAATTTTAGACTTGCCGCATAAAGACTATCGTCGTGCTCGTGCAGCTGCTCAATCTATCATTCCGACTACGACTGGAGCTGCAAAAGCTGTTGCGCTTGTATTGCCTGAATTAAAAGGAAAATTAAACGGTATGGCTATGCGCGTGCCTACTCCAAACGTTTCCGTTGTAGACTTAGTTGCGGAACTTGACAAAGAAGTAACAGTAGAAGAAGTGAACGCTGTATTAAAAGAAGCAGCAGAAGGAGAATTAAAAGGCATCCTTGCTTACACAGAAGAACCGCTTGTTTCCCGCGACTTTAACGGAACAACTGAATCTTCTACTATCGATGCCCTTTCCACAATGGTTATCGAAGGAAACCTTGTGAAAGTTGTTTCTTGGTATGACAACGAATTCGGTTATTCTAACCGCGTAGTAGACCTTGTGGACTACATCGCTCAAAAAGGTCTTTAA
- a CDS encoding phosphoglycerate kinase: MNKKTIKDVDVKGKRVFCRVDFNVPMKDGNVTDDTRIRAALPTIQYLSENGAKVILASHLGRPKGQVVEEMRLTPVAKRLSELLHKDVRKTNESYGDEVKAEIAKMEDGDILLLENVRFHPGEEKNDPELAKAFAELADIYVNDAFGAAHRAHASTEGIAKYLPAVAGFLMEKELEALGNALSNPDRPFTAIIGGAKVKDKIGVIDNLLDKVDNLIIGGGLAYTFVKAKGYEVGKSLLEEDKIELAKDFMKKAEEKGVNFYMPIDVVVADDFSETANTKVVSIEEIPSDWEALDIGPETSKKYREVVLNSKLVIWNGPMGVFEMDKFAEGTKAVAQALADAENTFTIIGGGDSAAAVEKFHLADKMDHVSTGGGASLEFMEGKQLPGVVALNDK; encoded by the coding sequence ATGAATAAAAAAACGATTAAAGACGTGGATGTAAAAGGAAAACGAGTTTTTTGCCGCGTTGATTTCAACGTTCCGATGAAAGACGGAAACGTAACGGATGATACGAGAATTCGTGCTGCACTCCCGACGATCCAATATTTGTCCGAAAACGGGGCAAAAGTGATCCTTGCTAGCCATCTTGGACGCCCGAAAGGACAAGTGGTGGAAGAAATGCGCCTGACGCCGGTGGCAAAACGCCTTTCCGAGCTTCTTCATAAAGATGTTCGTAAAACGAATGAATCTTATGGCGATGAAGTGAAAGCAGAAATCGCGAAAATGGAAGACGGCGACATTCTCCTCCTTGAAAATGTTCGTTTCCATCCCGGCGAAGAAAAAAATGATCCTGAACTGGCAAAAGCGTTTGCTGAATTAGCAGATATTTATGTGAATGACGCTTTTGGAGCTGCCCATCGCGCTCATGCTTCAACTGAAGGGATCGCAAAATATTTGCCGGCCGTGGCAGGATTTTTGATGGAAAAAGAATTAGAAGCTCTCGGCAATGCGCTTTCTAATCCGGATCGTCCATTTACGGCCATTATCGGCGGAGCAAAGGTAAAAGATAAAATCGGCGTCATCGACAACCTTTTGGATAAAGTCGATAACTTAATCATCGGAGGCGGTCTTGCTTACACGTTCGTTAAAGCAAAAGGCTATGAAGTGGGCAAGTCGTTGCTTGAAGAAGATAAAATTGAACTGGCAAAAGACTTTATGAAAAAAGCCGAAGAAAAAGGCGTTAACTTCTATATGCCAATCGATGTTGTCGTGGCAGACGACTTTTCTGAAACTGCCAATACAAAAGTAGTCAGCATTGAGGAAATTCCTTCTGATTGGGAAGCTTTAGACATTGGACCAGAAACAAGCAAAAAATATCGTGAAGTCGTTTTAAATTCCAAATTGGTGATTTGGAACGGACCAATGGGTGTATTCGAAATGGATAAGTTTGCGGAAGGAACAAAAGCTGTTGCGCAAGCTCTTGCTGATGCCGAAAATACTTTTACCATTATCGGCGGCGGTGATTCAGCGGCAGCAGTGGAAAAATTCCATTTAGCTGATAAAATGGATCACGTCTCGACAGGCGGAGGCGCCTCTCTGGAATTTATGGAAGGAAAACAACTTCCTGGCGTTGTCGCTCTTAACGATAAGTAA
- the tpiA gene encoding triose-phosphate isomerase produces the protein MRKPIIAGNWKMNKTLTEALQFANEVKGSVPGEEKVDSVICSPALFLDQLIKTVQGTPVKIGAQNMHFEESGAFTGEISPKALEELGVQYVIIGHSERREMFNETDESVNKKALAAFRHHLIPIICVGETLEQRESGQTKELVGDQVRKALQGLTEEQVKQTVIAYEPIWAIGTGKSSTAEDANEVCAHIRQVVAEQFSKEAAEAIRIQYGGSVKPGNIAEFMKQPDIDGALVGGASLDPKSFLQLLEAGSHE, from the coding sequence ATGCGAAAACCCATTATTGCGGGAAACTGGAAAATGAATAAAACGCTCACGGAAGCTCTTCAATTTGCCAACGAAGTAAAAGGTTCCGTACCTGGCGAAGAGAAAGTGGACAGCGTCATTTGTTCACCGGCGCTTTTTCTGGATCAATTGATTAAAACGGTCCAAGGAACACCGGTCAAAATCGGCGCTCAAAACATGCATTTCGAAGAATCCGGCGCTTTTACCGGTGAAATCAGTCCGAAAGCGTTGGAAGAATTGGGTGTACAATATGTCATTATTGGTCACTCAGAACGCCGGGAAATGTTTAATGAAACAGATGAATCGGTCAATAAAAAAGCGTTGGCAGCATTCCGTCACCATTTAATCCCGATCATTTGTGTAGGGGAAACGTTGGAACAAAGAGAAAGCGGACAAACAAAAGAATTGGTCGGCGATCAAGTCCGCAAAGCGTTGCAAGGTTTAACAGAAGAGCAAGTGAAACAAACCGTTATTGCGTATGAACCTATTTGGGCGATTGGAACGGGCAAATCTTCCACGGCAGAAGATGCCAACGAAGTTTGCGCTCACATTCGCCAAGTAGTCGCTGAACAATTTTCAAAAGAAGCGGCGGAAGCAATCCGCATCCAATACGGCGGAAGCGTAAAACCAGGAAACATTGCAGAGTTTATGAAACAACCGGACATTGACGGTGCATTAGTCGGAGGCGCAAGCCTTGATCCAAAATCTTTCTTACAATTACTGGAGGCAGGCAGTCATGAGTAA
- the gpmI gene encoding 2,3-bisphosphoglycerate-independent phosphoglycerate mutase: MSKAPVALIILDGFGLRDEVKGNAVAQAKKPNFDRYWNKYPHATLRASGEAVGLPDGQMGNSEVGHLNIGAGRIVYQSLTRVNIAIREGEFDRNETFLGAMNHVKKHGTSLHLFGLLSDGGVHSHIDHMFALLRLAAKEGVKKVYIHAFLDGRDVGQKTAKKYIEQTLEKIKEYGVGEIATISGRYYSMDRDKRWDRVKKSYDAMVYGEGPKYKDPFELVDDSYANGIYDEFVIPSVMVKENGEPVATIQDNDAVIFYNFRPDRAIQISNAFTNEDFREFDRGPKAPKNLYFVCLTHFSETVKGYVAFQPTNLDNTIGEVLSQNGLKQLRIAETEKYPHVTFFMSGGREEKFPGEERILINSPKVATYDLKPEMSAYEVADALVKEIEADKFDAIILNFANPDMVGHSGKLEPTIKAVEAVDECLGRVVDLILEKGGVAIITADHGNADEVVTLDGKPMTTHTTNPVPVIVTKEGLELRDGGILGDLAPTMLDLLGIKQPKEMTGQSIIKH, encoded by the coding sequence ATGAGTAAAGCACCAGTTGCATTAATCATCTTGGATGGTTTTGGTCTAAGGGATGAAGTGAAAGGAAATGCCGTAGCACAAGCAAAAAAACCGAATTTTGACCGCTACTGGAACAAATATCCGCATGCGACATTGAGAGCAAGCGGAGAAGCGGTTGGTTTGCCTGACGGGCAAATGGGAAATTCGGAAGTAGGCCATTTGAATATCGGAGCTGGTCGGATTGTCTATCAAAGCTTAACGAGAGTGAATATTGCGATTCGCGAAGGGGAATTTGACCGTAATGAAACATTCCTTGGAGCGATGAACCATGTGAAAAAACATGGAACAAGCCTTCACTTATTCGGCCTTTTATCCGACGGCGGGGTCCACAGCCATATTGACCATATGTTTGCCTTGCTGCGACTCGCTGCGAAAGAAGGCGTGAAAAAAGTATATATACATGCTTTCTTAGATGGTCGTGATGTTGGCCAAAAAACAGCGAAAAAGTATATTGAACAAACGCTCGAAAAAATCAAAGAATATGGAGTCGGCGAAATCGCAACGATTTCCGGACGCTATTATTCCATGGACCGCGATAAACGCTGGGATCGTGTGAAAAAATCGTATGATGCGATGGTTTACGGCGAAGGTCCAAAATATAAAGATCCGTTTGAATTAGTGGATGATTCCTATGCAAACGGCATTTATGACGAATTTGTCATTCCGTCTGTGATGGTGAAAGAAAACGGAGAACCGGTTGCGACGATCCAAGACAACGATGCCGTTATTTTCTACAACTTCAGACCGGATAGAGCGATTCAAATTTCCAATGCTTTCACAAACGAAGATTTCCGTGAATTCGATCGCGGTCCGAAAGCACCGAAGAATCTCTATTTCGTATGTTTAACTCACTTCAGCGAAACGGTAAAAGGATATGTGGCCTTCCAACCGACGAACTTGGATAACACGATCGGGGAAGTTCTATCGCAAAACGGTTTAAAACAACTGCGTATTGCTGAAACGGAAAAATATCCGCACGTTACTTTCTTTATGAGCGGCGGAAGAGAAGAAAAATTCCCAGGAGAAGAACGGATTTTAATCAATTCTCCAAAAGTGGCCACTTACGATCTTAAGCCGGAAATGAGCGCTTATGAAGTGGCTGATGCGCTTGTGAAAGAAATCGAGGCAGACAAATTTGATGCTATTATCCTAAACTTTGCCAACCCTGATATGGTTGGACACTCCGGTAAACTAGAGCCGACCATTAAAGCGGTGGAAGCAGTTGACGAATGTTTAGGACGCGTAGTTGACCTTATTTTAGAAAAAGGCGGCGTCGCTATTATTACGGCTGACCACGGAAATGCGGACGAAGTCGTAACGCTTGACGGCAAGCCGATGACGACCCATACAACGAATCCTGTACCGGTCATCGTGACAAAAGAAGGATTGGAATTGCGCGATGGCGGTATTTTAGGCGATTTGGCGCCAACCATGCTCGATCTTTTAGGAATAAAACAGCCTAAAGAAATGACAGGTCAATCGATTATTAAACATTAA
- the eno gene encoding phosphopyruvate hydratase, whose amino-acid sequence MPFITEVYAREVLDSRGNPTVEVEVYTESGAFGRALVPSGASTGEYEAVELRDGDKSRYLGKGVLTAVKNVNEIIAPELIGHDVTDQVGIDKLLIELDGTENKGKLGANAILGVSMAVARAAADFLGVELYQYLGGFNAKQLPVPMMNILNGGAHADNNVDIQEFMIMPVGASNFREALRMGAEIFHNLKSVLKEKGYNTAVGDEGGFAPNLKSNEEALQTIIEAIERAGYKPGEEVKLAMDVASSELYSDEDGKYHLDGEGVAKTSEEMVDWYEELISKYPIISIEDGLDENDWEGHKMLTERLGKKVQLVGDDLFVTNTKKLAQGIEKGVGNAILIKVNQIGTLTETFDAIEMAKRAGYTAVVSHRSGETEDSTIADIAVATNAGQIKTGAPSRTDRVAKYNQLLRIEDKLGDTAQYLGLKAFYNLKH is encoded by the coding sequence ATGCCATTCATTACAGAAGTTTATGCTCGTGAAGTATTAGATTCCCGCGGTAATCCAACAGTAGAAGTAGAAGTTTATACGGAATCTGGTGCATTTGGACGTGCGCTTGTTCCATCCGGCGCTTCCACTGGTGAATATGAAGCTGTGGAGTTGCGTGACGGTGATAAATCACGCTATTTAGGAAAAGGGGTATTGACTGCGGTTAAAAATGTAAATGAAATCATTGCCCCTGAATTGATCGGTCATGATGTAACAGACCAAGTCGGAATTGACAAATTGTTAATTGAACTGGACGGAACAGAAAATAAAGGAAAATTAGGCGCTAATGCCATCCTTGGTGTTTCTATGGCAGTCGCTCGTGCTGCAGCTGATTTTCTAGGCGTTGAACTTTATCAATATCTTGGCGGCTTCAACGCAAAACAATTGCCAGTTCCTATGATGAACATTTTAAATGGCGGTGCCCATGCGGACAACAACGTGGACATTCAAGAATTCATGATCATGCCGGTTGGTGCATCCAACTTCCGTGAAGCACTGCGCATGGGAGCAGAAATTTTCCACAATCTGAAATCCGTGTTGAAAGAAAAAGGCTACAATACAGCAGTTGGTGACGAAGGCGGTTTTGCACCAAACTTAAAATCCAATGAAGAAGCTCTGCAAACCATTATTGAAGCAATCGAAAGAGCGGGTTACAAACCAGGCGAAGAAGTGAAATTGGCAATGGACGTTGCTTCTTCTGAACTTTACAGCGATGAAGACGGAAAATACCATCTGGATGGCGAAGGCGTAGCGAAAACATCCGAAGAAATGGTAGACTGGTATGAAGAATTGATTTCTAAATACCCAATCATTTCGATCGAAGACGGCTTGGATGAAAACGACTGGGAAGGCCATAAAATGCTGACAGAACGCCTTGGCAAAAAAGTACAATTAGTAGGTGACGACTTGTTCGTTACAAACACGAAAAAATTAGCTCAAGGTATCGAAAAAGGTGTTGGCAACGCCATCTTAATTAAAGTAAACCAAATCGGTACTTTAACGGAAACATTTGATGCAATCGAAATGGCAAAACGCGCAGGATACACGGCTGTTGTTTCTCACCGCTCTGGTGAAACAGAAGACAGCACAATCGCGGATATTGCCGTGGCTACAAATGCCGGCCAAATTAAAACGGGAGCACCGTCCCGCACTGACCGCGTAGCGAAATACAACCAATTGCTTCGCATCGAAGACAAATTGGGAGATACTGCTCAATACCTTGGCTTGAAGGCATTCTATAATCTGAAACACTAA
- the secG gene encoding preprotein translocase subunit SecG, with product MHTFLTIALVVVSIALIVVVLLQSGKSAGLSGAITGGAEQLFGKQKMRGVDLVLHRITVVLSILFFAITIAIAYLGW from the coding sequence ATGCACACATTTTTAACCATCGCACTAGTAGTCGTTTCCATCGCGCTCATCGTGGTCGTTTTACTGCAATCGGGAAAAAGCGCCGGCCTTTCCGGAGCCATTACCGGCGGGGCAGAACAGCTTTTTGGAAAGCAGAAAATGCGCGGTGTTGATTTGGTTTTGCATCGCATTACGGTTGTATTGTCCATTTTGTTTTTCGCGATTACCATTGCGATCGCTTATCTTGGATGGTAA
- a CDS encoding alpha/beta hydrolase produces the protein MKIKWPEPFFFEAGPRAVLLLHGFTGNSSDVRMLGRFLEKKGYTSHAPHYKGHGVPPEELVKTGPRDWWKDVVKAYDFLKSKGYEEIAVAGLSLGGVFSLKLGYTVPVKGIIPMCAPMYIKSEEVMYKGVVEYARNYKKLEGKSEEQIEKEIEAFKETPMNTLKELQNLIADVRENVDNVYAPTFVVQARHDEMINTDSANIIYNEIQSPVKHIKWYEQSTHVITLGKEKEQLHEDIYQFLESLDWQV, from the coding sequence ATGAAAATTAAATGGCCGGAGCCGTTTTTCTTTGAAGCGGGGCCGAGAGCGGTATTATTGCTGCATGGTTTTACCGGAAATTCATCGGATGTGCGTATGCTGGGGAGATTTTTGGAGAAAAAGGGGTATACCAGTCATGCCCCCCATTATAAAGGCCATGGAGTGCCTCCGGAAGAGCTGGTGAAAACAGGGCCGAGAGACTGGTGGAAGGATGTTGTAAAAGCTTATGATTTTTTGAAAAGCAAAGGCTATGAGGAAATTGCCGTTGCCGGCCTGTCGCTCGGCGGTGTATTTTCTTTGAAATTAGGTTACACTGTACCTGTGAAGGGAATCATTCCCATGTGTGCACCTATGTATATTAAAAGCGAAGAAGTTATGTACAAGGGAGTTGTGGAATACGCCCGCAACTATAAAAAATTGGAAGGAAAATCGGAGGAGCAAATTGAAAAAGAAATAGAAGCCTTTAAGGAAACTCCTATGAACACATTAAAAGAGCTTCAAAATCTTATTGCCGATGTCCGTGAAAATGTGGATAACGTATATGCCCCAACGTTTGTTGTTCAAGCAAGACATGATGAAATGATCAACACGGATTCGGCCAATATTATTTATAATGAAATCCAATCTCCGGTGAAACACATAAAATGGTATGAACAATCCACCCATGTCATTACACTTGGTAAAGAAAAAGAGCAGCTTCACGAAGATATTTATCAATTTTTAGAAAGTCTTGATTGGCAAGTATAA